From Arcobacter arenosus, one genomic window encodes:
- a CDS encoding N-acetyltransferase translates to MEIKFYKPDVSHIATMQSLVKEEVENGIILLRTEDEMANTIRSYTVVEVDGVMAGFTALHVHSARLSEVRSLVVSKNFRGLKLGKRLVEACIKEAKTLGLQQILSLTYQKGFFESLGFYEIEKEKIPEHKIWADCIRCKHFPVCDEIAMVYDL, encoded by the coding sequence TTGGAAATTAAATTTTATAAACCAGATGTTAGCCATATTGCTACAATGCAATCATTAGTTAAAGAAGAAGTTGAAAATGGAATTATTCTTCTTAGAACAGAAGATGAAATGGCTAATACAATTAGATCATATACAGTTGTAGAAGTTGATGGTGTAATGGCAGGTTTTACTGCTTTACACGTACATTCAGCAAGACTTTCTGAAGTAAGAAGCTTAGTTGTGTCTAAAAACTTTAGGGGTTTAAAATTAGGTAAGAGGTTAGTAGAAGCTTGTATAAAAGAGGCTAAAACTTTGGGTTTACAACAAATCCTTTCCTTAACTTATCAAAAAGGTTTTTTTGAATCATTGGGATTTTATGAAATAGAGAAAGAGAAAATACCAGAACATAAAATATGGGCTGATTGTATTAGATGTAAACACTTTCCTGTTTGTGATGAAATTGCAATGGTTTATGATTTATGA
- a CDS encoding septal ring lytic transglycosylase RlpA family protein: protein MLSDKIIKFSFSALAFGVIFTGCSSKSTNYGSYIPILGKKVHKPLGSQEIKNSKAMHRATMRPYKIAGKWYYPTLAKVGDTQRGIASWYGPNFHAKKTSNGEIYDMYAQTAAHKTLPMNTMVKVENLDNGKSTIVRINDRGPFVSGRIIDLSNKAAHDVDMVKKGTANVKITVLGFHAKIAQTKEEKQETATVGKYYIQVGAFRRLEGAKITKRKFELALEDRYNVVIKEGTFESKPINRVWIAGFRSEEEARDYRTNNGLTGAMIIAE, encoded by the coding sequence TTGTTATCAGATAAAATAATCAAATTTAGTTTTTCAGCTTTAGCTTTTGGAGTAATATTTACTGGATGTTCTTCAAAATCAACAAATTATGGTAGTTATATACCTATTCTTGGTAAAAAAGTACACAAGCCACTTGGATCTCAAGAAATTAAAAATTCTAAAGCAATGCATAGAGCAACTATGAGGCCTTATAAAATTGCTGGGAAATGGTATTATCCAACTTTAGCAAAAGTTGGGGATACACAAAGGGGAATTGCATCTTGGTATGGTCCAAATTTTCATGCAAAAAAAACTTCTAATGGTGAGATTTATGATATGTATGCTCAAACTGCTGCCCATAAAACTTTACCTATGAATACAATGGTAAAAGTTGAGAACCTTGATAATGGTAAATCAACTATTGTTAGAATTAATGACAGAGGGCCTTTTGTAAGTGGAAGAATTATTGACCTTTCAAATAAAGCTGCCCATGATGTTGATATGGTAAAAAAGGGAACTGCTAATGTTAAAATTACAGTTCTTGGATTCCATGCAAAAATTGCTCAAACAAAAGAGGAAAAACAAGAAACTGCAACTGTTGGAAAATATTATATTCAAGTTGGTGCATTTAGAAGACTTGAAGGTGCTAAAATTACAAAAAGAAAATTTGAATTAGCATTAGAAGATAGGTATAATGTTGTTATTAAAGAAGGTACTTTTGAAAGTAAACCAATAAACAGAGTTTGGATTGCAGGGTTTAGATCAGAAGAAGAAGCTAGAGATTATAGAACAAATAATGGTTTAACTGGGGCAATGATTATTGCTGAATAG
- the rplI gene encoding 50S ribosomal protein L9, with protein sequence MKVLLIKDVKGTGKAGDIKDVKDGYGKNFLIAKGFALHATDEVIANFEEEQKIKAAAEAQEIADAKELAEKLESTKLTIKHKVGANGHLIGSVTNKEISEALEADFGIVIDKKAITLDKKIKATGIFTVDCKLGHAIHASLKVDIIGVE encoded by the coding sequence ATGAAGGTACTATTAATTAAAGATGTAAAAGGAACTGGTAAAGCAGGTGACATTAAAGATGTAAAAGATGGATATGGAAAAAACTTTTTAATTGCAAAAGGTTTTGCTTTACATGCTACTGATGAAGTTATTGCAAATTTTGAAGAGGAACAAAAAATAAAAGCAGCTGCAGAAGCACAAGAGATTGCAGATGCAAAAGAACTTGCGGAAAAATTAGAATCAACTAAATTAACTATAAAACATAAAGTTGGTGCAAATGGTCACTTGATTGGTTCAGTTACAAATAAAGAGATTAGTGAAGCTTTAGAAGCAGATTTTGGAATTGTTATTGATAAAAAAGCTATCACTTTAGATAAAAAAATTAAAGCAACAGGTATTTTTACAGTTGATTGTAAATTAGGTCATGCAATTCATGCAAGTTTAAAAGTTGATATTATTGGAGTTGAATAG
- the lptA gene encoding lipopolysaccharide transport periplasmic protein LptA has translation MKFFITLLFFTTLIFANDKLIIDADSFESDDSKGITIFTGNVKLKMGKDKLNAYKLEIFMEANKKGKSNTPFKYVASGNADFEIYSNGKIYKGKGNRVIYSPKKQEYTIIGNGYVKEESEQRELFGETIFINQLTGNAKVKGTQNKPVRFIINVNNNDKNKEEKK, from the coding sequence ATGAAATTTTTTATAACATTGTTGTTTTTTACAACTTTGATTTTTGCAAATGATAAATTAATTATTGATGCTGATAGTTTTGAATCGGATGATTCAAAAGGAATAACTATCTTTACTGGTAATGTAAAATTAAAAATGGGCAAAGATAAACTAAATGCATATAAATTAGAGATTTTTATGGAAGCTAATAAGAAGGGTAAGTCTAATACCCCATTTAAATATGTGGCTTCAGGTAATGCAGATTTTGAAATTTATAGTAATGGTAAAATATATAAAGGGAAAGGTAATAGAGTTATCTATTCTCCAAAAAAACAAGAATATACAATCATTGGTAATGGTTACGTAAAAGAAGAAAGTGAACAAAGAGAACTTTTTGGGGAAACTATTTTTATTAACCAATTGACAGGTAATGCAAAGGTTAAAGGAACTCAAAATAAACCAGTAAGATTTATCATTAATGTTAATAACAATGATAAAAATAAAGAAGAGAAGAAATAA
- a CDS encoding lytic transglycosylase domain-containing protein yields MKKLLLLIFVFSIYSYASLIGSNFTQRDLQILEDLDIKSSFITDYKLQEVYEQFQNRRNSHNYLEKLNEASLFVPRVKDILRQQNIPDVFIYMAMAESNFDIDAKSYVRATGLWQFMHGTAKMYGLKNDFYVDERMDLVKSTIAATKYLNALHDRFDKWYLAAIAYNCGEGRVIEALTRAILDIYVEKHPSQKRSKKIYEFRKTIAQYQKRRVSYYKLRDVYEEVKTWGINPDIEDLLQEQKGLDRQYLPKESRRYIRKIISLAMLNSQNFIKNDANSHLLNMGISKTIATVPVKGGWHLNNIAKAIGMKYEELYELNKHLKRGIVPPSENFYTINIPYSRLSRFNLNKNSIKDTVYAVHTVRSGDTLIGIAKKYNITVEMIKKQNKLKSSFLSLKQKLLLPIPNDMIKNRNIFKMSSRPTKKRYTVKSGDSLYSIARKYKVDVKKIMKDNNLKDSFLKIGDRLVIR; encoded by the coding sequence TTGAAAAAACTATTATTACTAATTTTTGTTTTTTCTATTTATTCTTATGCATCCTTAATAGGTTCAAATTTCACACAAAGAGATTTACAAATTCTGGAAGATTTAGATATTAAATCTTCTTTTATAACTGACTATAAACTTCAAGAGGTGTATGAGCAATTTCAAAATAGAAGAAATTCCCATAATTACTTAGAAAAACTTAATGAAGCATCATTATTTGTACCAAGAGTAAAAGATATACTAAGACAACAAAATATTCCAGATGTATTTATTTATATGGCAATGGCAGAATCAAATTTTGATATTGATGCTAAATCTTATGTAAGAGCAACAGGTCTTTGGCAATTTATGCATGGAACTGCAAAAATGTATGGTTTAAAAAATGATTTTTATGTTGATGAGAGAATGGATCTCGTTAAATCAACAATTGCTGCAACAAAATATTTAAATGCCTTACATGATAGATTTGATAAATGGTATTTAGCTGCAATTGCATATAACTGTGGTGAAGGAAGAGTTATAGAAGCATTAACTAGAGCTATTTTAGATATTTATGTGGAAAAACACCCTTCACAAAAAAGAAGTAAAAAGATATATGAATTTAGAAAAACAATTGCTCAATACCAAAAAAGAAGAGTTTCTTATTATAAATTAAGAGATGTATATGAAGAGGTTAAAACTTGGGGAATCAATCCAGATATTGAAGATTTACTTCAAGAACAAAAAGGTTTAGATAGACAATATCTTCCAAAAGAATCTAGAAGATATATTAGAAAGATTATCTCATTAGCTATGTTAAATTCACAAAATTTCATAAAAAATGATGCTAATTCACACTTATTAAATATGGGTATTTCAAAAACAATTGCAACTGTTCCTGTTAAAGGTGGTTGGCATTTAAATAATATTGCAAAAGCAATTGGTATGAAATATGAAGAGTTATATGAATTAAACAAACACTTAAAAAGAGGAATAGTCCCTCCAAGTGAAAATTTTTATACAATCAATATCCCATATAGTAGATTAAGTAGATTTAATTTAAATAAAAACAGCATTAAAGATACTGTTTATGCAGTTCATACTGTAAGAAGTGGAGATACCTTAATTGGTATTGCAAAAAAGTATAATATCACAGTTGAAATGATAAAAAAACAAAATAAATTAAAATCATCATTTTTATCATTAAAGCAAAAACTTTTATTGCCAATTCCAAATGATATGATAAAAAATAGAAATATTTTTAAAATGAGTAGTAGACCTACTAAAAAAAGATACACTGTTAAAAGCGGTGATTCTTTGTATTCTATTGCTAGAAAATATAAGGTTGATGTTAAGAAAATTATGAAAGATAATAATTTAAAAGATAGTTTTCTTAAAATAGGGGATAGACTTGTTATCAGATAA
- the hslU gene encoding HslU--HslV peptidase ATPase subunit, protein MEMTPKQIVKYLDDYVIGQDNAKKTIALALRNRYRRMNVEPILREEIMPKNILMIGSTGVGKTEIARRLAKMMGLPFIKVEASKYTEVGFVGRDVESMIRDLVYESINLVTREFEDKIKDKIDDEVNKQIIEKLVPPLPESASESARESFIKTYNKMEEKLLNGDLDDRKIEIEVPKKTHVEIIDSSMPMDMSSMQESLSKMLGGLNKEKIKKEVTIKDAKILLKDVASDSLLDHEAIKIEAVKRSENGGIIFLDEIDKIATGKNNQNQDPSKEGVQRDLLPIVEGSSVHTKFGQIKTDHILFIAAGAFHVSKPSDLLPELQGRFPLRVELENLDEEALYKILTNTKNSLLRQYQALLAVEKVELEFNDEAIRAFAKYSVSANEKTEDIGARRLHTVIEKVIEDISYEADEKSGEKVIITKELVEEKLEDIVENEDTARYIL, encoded by the coding sequence ATGGAAATGACACCAAAGCAAATTGTAAAATATTTAGATGATTATGTAATTGGGCAAGATAATGCTAAAAAAACTATCGCCCTAGCTTTGAGAAATAGATATAGAAGAATGAATGTTGAGCCAATCTTACGTGAAGAGATAATGCCAAAAAATATTTTGATGATTGGAAGTACAGGAGTTGGTAAAACAGAAATAGCAAGACGACTTGCAAAAATGATGGGATTACCATTTATTAAAGTTGAAGCTTCAAAATATACTGAAGTTGGATTTGTTGGTCGAGATGTTGAATCTATGATTAGAGATTTAGTTTATGAATCAATAAATTTAGTAACAAGAGAATTTGAAGATAAAATTAAAGATAAAATTGATGATGAAGTAAATAAACAAATAATTGAAAAATTAGTACCACCTCTTCCTGAAAGTGCAAGTGAAAGTGCAAGAGAGTCATTTATTAAAACTTACAATAAAATGGAAGAGAAACTTTTAAATGGTGATTTAGATGATAGAAAAATCGAAATAGAAGTTCCTAAAAAGACTCATGTTGAAATTATTGATTCATCTATGCCAATGGATATGAGCTCTATGCAAGAAAGCCTAAGTAAAATGCTTGGTGGTTTAAATAAAGAGAAAATCAAAAAAGAAGTTACAATAAAAGATGCAAAAATATTGTTAAAAGATGTAGCTAGTGATTCTTTACTTGACCATGAGGCTATTAAAATAGAAGCAGTTAAAAGATCTGAAAATGGTGGTATTATTTTCTTAGATGAGATTGATAAGATTGCAACAGGAAAAAATAATCAAAATCAAGACCCAAGTAAAGAGGGTGTTCAAAGGGACTTACTTCCAATTGTTGAGGGAAGTTCAGTTCATACTAAATTTGGACAAATTAAGACTGACCATATTTTATTTATTGCAGCAGGGGCTTTTCATGTTAGTAAGCCAAGCGATTTACTCCCAGAGTTACAAGGAAGATTTCCTTTAAGAGTAGAATTAGAAAATCTGGATGAAGAAGCTTTATATAAAATATTAACTAATACAAAAAATTCTCTTTTAAGACAATATCAGGCACTTTTAGCAGTAGAAAAAGTTGAACTAGAGTTTAATGATGAAGCAATAAGAGCTTTTGCTAAATATTCAGTAAGTGCAAATGAAAAAACTGAAGATATTGGAGCTAGAAGACTTCACACAGTTATTGAAAAGGTGATTGAAGATATCTCATATGAAGCCGATGAAAAATCAGGTGAAAAAGTTATTATCACAAAAGAGCTTGTGGAAGAGAAACTTGAAGATATTGTAGAAAATGAGGATACAGCGAGATATATTCTTTAA
- a CDS encoding KdsC family phosphatase, with product MIKLIVLDVDGTLTDGGITYSNNGDELKTFDVADGLAIATWTKKLGKKAAIITGRNSLIVERRAKDLKIEHLYQGVHNKDEVLEKILEEEGITWNEVAAIGDDLNDYKMLKKAAISFTPANGSKYIKEIVNIQCKSYGGKGAVREMIEYIIKEDGIEEDFIKAWL from the coding sequence ATGATTAAGTTAATTGTTCTTGATGTTGATGGAACATTAACAGATGGTGGAATTACATATTCAAATAATGGTGATGAACTTAAAACTTTTGATGTTGCAGACGGTTTAGCAATTGCAACATGGACAAAAAAGCTTGGGAAAAAAGCTGCAATTATTACAGGAAGAAACTCTTTAATAGTTGAAAGAAGAGCTAAAGATTTAAAAATTGAGCATCTATATCAAGGTGTTCATAATAAAGATGAAGTGTTAGAAAAAATCCTAGAAGAAGAGGGTATTACTTGGAATGAAGTTGCAGCTATTGGTGATGATTTAAATGATTATAAGATGCTAAAAAAAGCTGCTATATCTTTTACTCCTGCTAATGGTTCAAAATATATAAAAGAGATTGTAAATATTCAATGTAAATCTTATGGCGGTAAAGGTGCGGTTAGAGAGATGATTGAGTATATTATAAAAGAAGATGGGATAGAAGAGGATTTTATTAAAGCATGGTTATAA
- the yihA gene encoding ribosome biogenesis GTP-binding protein YihA/YsxC encodes MKIVDAKFLTSAQSIMDSPSPDKAEVAFLGRSNVGKSSLLNTLTNRKGLAKSSSTPGKTQLINYFDIKFKTEDEELPYVYSRFVDLPGFGYAKVSKSLKRDWNKNLTGYLEQRPCLQIFVHLIDSRHPDLAIDKNVDEFLKTIKRGDQIIINAFTKIDKLKQNDLQKLKREYPEGIFISNLKKRGLQQLQDRITGYLFGN; translated from the coding sequence ATGAAAATTGTTGATGCAAAGTTTTTAACTTCAGCTCAAAGTATTATGGATTCTCCAAGTCCAGATAAAGCAGAAGTTGCTTTTTTAGGAAGAAGTAATGTTGGTAAATCTTCTTTATTAAATACCCTTACAAATAGAAAAGGTTTAGCTAAATCATCTTCTACTCCAGGGAAAACACAGTTGATAAACTATTTTGATATTAAGTTTAAAACAGAAGATGAAGAGTTACCTTATGTTTATTCTAGATTTGTTGATTTACCAGGTTTTGGATATGCTAAGGTTTCAAAAAGTTTAAAAAGAGATTGGAATAAAAACTTAACTGGATATTTAGAACAAAGACCTTGTTTACAGATTTTTGTTCATTTGATTGATTCAAGACATCCAGATTTAGCAATTGACAAAAATGTAGATGAGTTTTTAAAGACAATAAAAAGAGGCGATCAAATTATCATTAATGCCTTTACAAAAATTGATAAATTGAAACAAAATGATTTACAAAAGTTAAAAAGAGAATACCCTGAGGGTATTTTTATTTCAAACTTAAAAAAACGAGGTTTACAACAACTTCAAGATAGAATTACAGGATATCTTTTTGGAAATTAA
- a CDS encoding YeiH family protein translates to MEKIYGILLSILVAFFAFFLSSYIPIGSVAIAIILGAIVGNLIKLPSKFNSGITFSEKTILALAISLLGINLDFNVLEELGFGTILLIIISLISTIVFTNFLAKKQNFDTKFALILGIGNAVCGSAAIAATKDIVKLDKEKSALAIAIVNLLGTIGLFVLPIIGVLLGLSDVQIGILLGNTLQSVGHAIAAGFGVNETVGQSATIVKMGRILLLTPVILWLIYFVAKKSTTTTETSQKIQVPLFILGFIFFSILASVGILPEKIVEGISWSSEMLLIIAMSAIGLKISFKAIKESGWDAFVLAGYVFKFQIIFSLLMIIILQQ, encoded by the coding sequence ATGGAAAAAATATATGGAATTTTATTAAGTATTTTAGTTGCCTTTTTTGCCTTTTTTTTATCTTCTTATATACCAATTGGCTCTGTTGCAATAGCAATTATTTTAGGTGCTATAGTTGGAAATTTAATTAAATTACCTTCAAAATTCAATTCAGGAATAACTTTTAGTGAAAAGACTATCTTAGCTCTTGCTATCTCGCTATTAGGAATTAATTTAGATTTTAATGTTTTAGAAGAGTTAGGTTTTGGAACAATTTTATTAATTATAATCTCATTAATATCAACCATAGTTTTTACAAATTTTCTTGCAAAAAAACAAAATTTTGATACTAAATTCGCTTTAATTTTAGGTATTGGTAATGCAGTTTGTGGAAGTGCTGCAATTGCCGCAACAAAAGATATAGTAAAACTTGATAAAGAAAAATCTGCTTTAGCTATTGCTATTGTTAATTTATTAGGAACCATTGGTTTATTTGTTTTGCCTATTATTGGAGTTTTATTAGGATTAAGTGATGTTCAAATAGGGATTTTATTAGGAAACACATTACAATCTGTTGGGCATGCAATAGCTGCAGGTTTTGGAGTAAATGAAACAGTTGGGCAAAGTGCGACAATTGTAAAAATGGGAAGAATATTACTTTTAACACCTGTGATTCTATGGCTTATCTATTTTGTTGCTAAAAAATCAACTACTACAACAGAAACTTCACAAAAGATTCAAGTGCCACTTTTTATACTTGGATTCATTTTCTTTTCTATTTTAGCTTCAGTTGGAATTTTGCCTGAAAAAATAGTTGAAGGGATCTCTTGGAGTTCTGAAATGCTTTTAATTATAGCAATGAGTGCAATTGGACTTAAAATTTCATTTAAAGCTATTAAAGAGAGTGGTTGGGATGCGTTTGTTTTAGCTGGCTATGTATTTAAATTTCAAATTATCTTTTCTTTGCTTATGATTATAATCTTACAACAATAA
- a CDS encoding TatD family hydrolase yields the protein MIIDTHIHLDNKQYYEDIDEVINRALENKVKGFLIPGADFNDLPQAIKLAEKYDEVFFAVGIHPYDIDMYDEAIMEKYVNHPKCIAIGECGLDYYRLPEDEEEKQQNIKKQKEVFIAQIEFAKKVKKPLIVHIRDASNDSREILIDTNAKEVGGVLHCYNASEHLLPLSEHNFYYGIGGVLTFKNARKLIEVLSKVPKEKLIIETDGPYLTPHPHRGKRNEPFYTNLVAEKMAELLNMTKDEIEELTTNNAIRLFKEFSTIL from the coding sequence ATCATAATAGATACACATATACATCTTGATAATAAACAATACTATGAAGATATAGATGAAGTTATAAATCGTGCCCTTGAAAATAAAGTTAAAGGCTTTTTAATTCCAGGAGCAGATTTTAACGATTTACCTCAAGCTATAAAACTAGCAGAAAAATATGATGAAGTTTTTTTTGCTGTTGGAATACACCCTTATGATATTGATATGTATGATGAAGCAATTATGGAAAAATATGTAAATCATCCAAAATGTATTGCAATTGGTGAATGTGGGCTTGACTATTATAGACTTCCTGAAGATGAAGAAGAAAAACAACAAAATATAAAAAAACAAAAAGAGGTTTTTATAGCTCAAATTGAGTTTGCAAAAAAAGTAAAAAAACCTCTTATTGTTCATATTAGAGATGCTTCAAACGATTCAAGAGAAATATTAATTGATACAAATGCGAAAGAGGTTGGTGGAGTTTTACATTGCTATAATGCAAGTGAACATCTTCTTCCTTTATCTGAACATAATTTCTATTATGGAATTGGTGGAGTCTTAACATTTAAAAATGCAAGAAAACTTATAGAGGTTTTATCAAAAGTTCCCAAAGAAAAACTTATTATAGAAACTGATGGTCCATATTTGACGCCACATCCTCATAGAGGGAAAAGAAATGAGCCTTTTTATACAAATTTAGTGGCAGAGAAAATGGCTGAATTATTAAATATGACAAAAGATGAGATAGAAGAACTTACCACAAATAACGCAATAAGGCTATTTAAGGAATTTTCTACGATACTTTAG
- the hslV gene encoding ATP-dependent protease subunit HslV — MFEATTILAYKGQGQAVIGGDGQVTFGNAVLKGNATKIRRLYKDQILAGFAGSTADAFNLFDMFEGHLETSKGDLLKAVVAFSKEWRKDKVLRRLEAMMIVLNKEHIFILSGTGDVVEPEDGSIASIGSGGNFAISAARALAKHSDLKPVDLVKESLMIAGELCIYTNQNIKILEIED, encoded by the coding sequence ATGTTTGAAGCTACAACCATACTTGCTTACAAAGGTCAAGGACAAGCTGTAATTGGCGGCGATGGTCAGGTTACTTTTGGTAATGCAGTTTTAAAAGGAAATGCTACAAAAATTAGAAGACTTTATAAAGATCAGATTTTAGCTGGATTTGCTGGAAGTACAGCTGATGCTTTTAATCTATTTGATATGTTTGAAGGTCACTTAGAAACATCTAAGGGTGATTTATTAAAAGCAGTAGTTGCATTTTCAAAAGAGTGGAGAAAAGATAAAGTTCTTAGACGACTTGAAGCTATGATGATTGTTTTAAATAAAGAACATATTTTTATATTAAGTGGTACTGGTGATGTTGTTGAACCTGAAGATGGAAGTATAGCTTCAATTGGTAGTGGAGGAAACTTTGCTATTAGTGCCGCAAGAGCACTTGCAAAACATTCAGATTTAAAACCAGTTGATTTAGTAAAAGAATCACTAATGATAGCAGGTGAACTTTGTATATATACAAATCAAAATATAAAGATTTTAGAGATAGAGGATTAA
- the hisB gene encoding imidazoleglycerol-phosphate dehydratase HisB, translated as MTELNRQTKETDIKCRVDISGNGSSQIDTGVGFFDHMLEALSKHSGIDIDLTCKGDLHIDAHHTVEDCGIVLGKALKEEIFPIENVERYGNATVVMDEAATTCALDLSNRPFLVYEVNVTGKVGEFDVELAEEFFHALSGNAGLTVHIINDRGRNKHHILEASFKAFAVALRRALAKNEKLGIPSTKGVL; from the coding sequence ATGACAGAATTAAATAGACAAACTAAAGAAACAGATATTAAATGTAGAGTTGATATATCAGGTAATGGTTCCTCTCAAATAGATACAGGAGTAGGTTTCTTTGACCATATGCTTGAAGCCCTTTCAAAACATAGTGGTATTGATATAGATTTAACTTGTAAAGGTGATTTACATATTGATGCACACCATACAGTTGAAGATTGTGGTATTGTTTTAGGAAAAGCTTTAAAAGAAGAGATTTTCCCAATCGAAAATGTTGAAAGATATGGAAATGCAACAGTTGTAATGGATGAAGCGGCAACTACATGTGCTTTAGATTTATCAAATAGACCTTTTTTAGTTTATGAGGTTAATGTAACTGGAAAAGTTGGAGAGTTTGATGTTGAGCTTGCCGAAGAGTTTTTCCATGCCCTTTCAGGAAATGCAGGTCTAACAGTTCATATTATAAATGATAGAGGAAGAAATAAACACCATATTTTAGAAGCTAGTTTCAAAGCCTTTGCCGTGGCACTTAGACGAGCTTTAGCAAAAAATGAAAAGCTTGGAATACCAAGTACAAAAGGTGTTTTATGA
- a CDS encoding HPP family protein produces the protein MFAIYNNNGLSFRSTIDNLYTLSNVDSIARVRNNTEEGLPKDHSLKSKKKLYENQNIEEAKAVYKKMANIDTKEPIFHVEDLMTRDVISLNEDNTLLEAYELMQEHEFRQIPVLKKDDNQIIGLVTQEFILDLLVGDLEFAQNIMQRELSTFDFNEVITSDPITDIRRVAKVMVDFSLTAIPVVDQDDNLLGIVSRANILKAVANTPPMQIWG, from the coding sequence ATGTTTGCAATTTATAACAACAATGGATTGAGTTTTAGAAGCACAATTGATAATTTATATACTCTTTCCAATGTTGATTCAATTGCAAGGGTTAGAAACAATACAGAAGAGGGTCTTCCTAAAGACCATAGCTTAAAATCTAAAAAAAAGCTTTATGAAAATCAAAATATTGAAGAGGCTAAAGCTGTTTACAAAAAAATGGCTAATATTGATACAAAAGAGCCAATTTTTCATGTAGAAGATTTAATGACAAGGGATGTAATAAGTTTAAATGAGGATAATACTCTTCTTGAAGCCTACGAATTGATGCAAGAACATGAATTTAGACAAATTCCTGTTTTAAAAAAAGATGATAATCAAATTATTGGTTTGGTAACTCAAGAGTTTATTTTAGATTTACTTGTTGGTGATTTAGAATTTGCTCAAAACATTATGCAACGAGAATTATCAACTTTTGATTTTAATGAAGTTATAACTAGTGATCCCATAACTGATATTAGAAGGGTTGCTAAGGTTATGGTTGATTTTTCCTTAACGGCAATACCTGTAGTTGACCAAGATGATAATTTATTAGGAATTGTTTCACGGGCAAATATTTTAAAAGCAGTAGCTAATACTCCTCCTATGCAAATCTGGGGTTAA
- a CDS encoding GNAT family N-acetyltransferase, whose product MVNIIKAEPIHVYDIKSLLLQLGYESEESQLLSALSLEDKNSEVFIAIKESKVVGLMSLIYFHYFPIQKSLCRITSIVVNENSRNTGIGKKLIDFALNQAQAKSCAQLEVTTSLSRKATQAYYEQLGFTKASYRYYLNIN is encoded by the coding sequence ATGGTAAATATAATAAAAGCTGAACCGATACATGTTTATGATATAAAATCTCTTTTACTACAATTAGGTTATGAAAGTGAAGAATCGCAATTATTATCAGCTTTATCTTTAGAGGATAAAAATTCTGAAGTTTTTATTGCTATAAAAGAATCAAAAGTCGTAGGGCTGATGTCACTTATTTACTTTCATTATTTTCCTATTCAAAAATCTCTTTGCCGTATTACTTCAATTGTTGTAAATGAGAACTCAAGAAATACAGGTATTGGAAAAAAGCTTATTGATTTTGCTCTTAATCAAGCACAGGCAAAATCTTGTGCCCAATTAGAAGTCACAACATCTTTATCACGTAAAGCAACTCAGGCATATTATGAACAACTAGGATTTACAAAAGCCTCATACCGATATTATTTAAATATTAACTGA